GCCAGCCGTGACCGCCGACAGCGCCGTCGAGACACTCTCGTATCCGGAGACCGACACCGTCCGTGACCTCGTCGACCGCGCCATCGACCGGGGCGCGATGGTGACCCTGTTCGGTCGCTGTACGGTCGAGTACGACGGCCGCGCGGCGAGTTCGCTCGGGCCGGGCGACCGCCACGTGACGCTGAAACCGGACGGGGCGGCGCTGGTCCACACCGACGAGGGCCAGCAGCCGGTCAACTGGCAGCCGCCGGGCTCGGCCCACTCGGTCAGTGCCGCCGACGGCGCCCTCGAACTTTGCTCGGAGCGGTCCAACCCGGACGAGACACTCGAGATATCCTTCGAGACGGTGGCCCACGCCGCCGCCTTCGACGTGAGCGACCCTGAAGAGTTGGCTGTCACCGGGACCGAAGCCGACCTCAAAGAGCGCATCCTCGAGGACCCAGACCTCGTCGAGCCCGGCTTCACGCCGCTGGCGACCGAGCGGGCGACCCCCGCCGGCGCCGTCGACATCTACGGCGAGGACGAAAGCGGTCGAACTGTCGTCGTCGAGCTGAAACGGCGCCGCGTCGGACCGGACGCGGTCGGCCAGCTCGACCGGTACGTCGACGCCCTGGAACGGGATCTCCACGCGGGGACGGCGGTTCGGGGCATCCTGGTCGCCCCGTCGGTGACCGACCGGGCGCGCCAGCTGCTCGCGAAGAAGGGGCTGGAGTTCGTCTCGCTCGAACCGACCTAGTACACTTCGACCGCTTCGTCCGTCACCACGACGCGGT
This sequence is a window from Haloarcula salinisoli. Protein-coding genes within it:
- the nucS gene encoding endonuclease NucS, whose product is MTADSAVETLSYPETDTVRDLVDRAIDRGAMVTLFGRCTVEYDGRAASSLGPGDRHVTLKPDGAALVHTDEGQQPVNWQPPGSAHSVSAADGALELCSERSNPDETLEISFETVAHAAAFDVSDPEELAVTGTEADLKERILEDPDLVEPGFTPLATERATPAGAVDIYGEDESGRTVVVELKRRRVGPDAVGQLDRYVDALERDLHAGTAVRGILVAPSVTDRARQLLAKKGLEFVSLEPT